GTTCCACAGTCCCATTACATCTTTTTGCCTGGAAGGAAATGCCTTCCTAGCTACGCAAATACCaccttttcatttaaatgggTACCTCCTTTCTCCtgcatttaaaatggaaaaggcCGGAACTTTGATTCCAAATTAATTCAGCGAGGCTTAAGCAAAGCATGTGAGCTAATACACTGAGCACACTGGATGAGAAGTGACCTGCTGAGCCAAGCCATCTCCCGCCACTGCAGCCACCGCATCGCATAATCCCTCCTATGAAACAGGCCCCGCTTTGTCTTAGATTTAGTCTCCAACGCAATTTAAGTCTTAAGACTTTGACGGTGCCCTCGCTGACCCCTCCAGAAGGGTACCACAGAACACAACTGCCTTAATTTAATGGTGCTGAGTacgggcagcagggcaggccaCTCAGCACCCATATGCTGGCAGCGTGGGTGGCCGATGCACTCTGACACTTCTGATGACACAGCGAGGACTCTGTCCCCACAGagctctgtggctgtgaggACACCCGCAGGCCTGTCCCATTCCCGCTGCGAGGGGCTCCGAGGGGCTGTGACACGGGGGGGCTGCCAGACCTGGCCGCCCccgccctccctgccctgcttaCCACAGCTGGGCCGGCCGAGGAAGCCGCCGCGAGGGACGCTTATCCCCTGTCCCTGGAAGCAAGGCTCTGCCTTACATTTAACGAGAAGGAGAGCGCCCGCAGCAACTCGCCATGGATGTGAACAGCAAATAAccataaaatgttttacatcAGGTTTCTCGCGACATAATAGGTGATATTTCGGAATAAGCGCTCAGGCCTGCTCCCCTCGGTCACGGCTGTGAACACAACCACCGCGCTGACGGGGACACTCTTTAACTAAACTCTGTCAGAGGTGACTggcggagccccgcggccccgctgctTGTTCAGGGCACTCCCGGTGCCCaggccggcggggccgggcccctcAGCGCCCCTCGGCTCCCTCAGCgccccctcagggccccccaGCCCAGCGGCGCCGCTGCCCCTCAGCGCGGGCCGGGCCCCGTCAGGCCTCTCAGCCTACCCTGCCACACGCCTGCCCGCCCCTCTCCGCCCCTCCCGCGGACCAATGAGAGGGCAGGAAGCGGAGACAGGCAGCGGCTCTGACCAATGCGGAGGCGGCGTgggcgcggcgggcggcagcAGGGTAGGGTGCGTGGGAAGGCTCTGGAAGGCCGGGCGGGGGAGGGGCAGGGCGGGCCGGGCCGTACCTGAAGAAGAGCGTGCGGTACATCTGGTGCGCCTCGTAGTAGTCGCCCTTCTCGACGCTGGCGCGCAGCTTGCCCTCCACACGCTGCACGCCGCCGCGGTTCCTGCCGCCGCCTTTCGCGGCTTCCTGCTCCGCCGCCATAATCGCCGCCGCCATCGACGCGGAGGAGgcgggggggtgaggggaagggagggcgCATGCGCGCGCACGCCCGGAGCGGCGTCGCGCCTCGGTTGCCCGGCTTCCGCCCACTGCGACGGCGGCCGGCGAGGGTCAAAAGGCGCGCCTGCGCGGAGCGGCGCCAGagggcggggcgaggcggggctGGCTCTGGGCTCCAAGGGgcggggaagggcaggggaagggggggctggggcaggaaaGGCAGGGGGCATAGGGAAAGTGAGGTACTGCGGGATAGGCTGCCCTCAAATGCCTGCTTTTTGGGCATTTTTAGAGTTTCTTTCAGCTGCCAGAACCTCCCCGCTCCAGCCTTGTCCGCCAGAAATGCTGTAGTGACTCACTACACATTCACCCTAGCGTGCCCGTGCTGCCTAACGTGTACACATCCCTCCTGCAGTTCCTGTAATTATAAGGCTAAAGCCATCAGGGTATCCCACTGCCCCTCACAGGGAAGGGCAAAAGGTCTCTCAGCCTCGTGGCTCATTCAGCCTTGTTCAGGCTTATCTGTTCTCGTTAGCTACTTCAATGGGtcatggaaaatacagaaaaagaatctttatttcttatttcaaatattacatgcactttcaaaaattaaaactctttatttaaacatttcaatAGCATCTTGTCAGTTTTGGAGGCAGCAAAGTAACAGACGATTTGAAAAGcatttacaaaaatacattGCACAAAGTCCtatcttgcttttttaaaaataagttagtGTTATTCAAAATATTCCCACCCTAGCTACCTAATTTCAATTTATACAGGataattctaattttaaatatgtaacaTAGAATATGAAAACACCTGTACATATGTAATCTAACTCCTCTGCATAGGCCATAGGTTCTGTCTCTAGCTcgagtgaaaaaaaaaaagttcttcacccagagaCTTTAAACATTCGAGGACTGTTGTGCAATATACATAGCTCTATTCAGAAAACCAGTCAGCAGTTCAGTGTTAACAGTTCACAGGTAACTATAAAATGCGTTGTAAGAGCACGATAAAAATTCTGCACACAAGTGCAGTTTAGGagtcttttctgaaaaggaTCTTCAAAAGTAGCAATCCCAAAGGAGGCCGGCCCTAAAGCAGTCTCAACACCTTCTACATAGAAATGGCCTGAGACTGAGACACCACTCATCTTCTTCAGTTTCAGGGGAGGATCTCAAGAACACCCATATATCCCATAGATTCCAATACAGCAGTACTGAGCAGCACTGAGCATAACTCTGTCTTGTACAGGTTAAATAACAAGCTCTACTTCAGTAGTATTTTCCACATCCTGCATTATCACAGCACAACATTTACTGACTATAAAATAAACCAGATTAAGGAATTGTTACAAAGGTATTTTTTCACAAATTAAGATTTTCCTTCTCTAGGGTTAGTTCCAAATCAGCCTTGATGGATGTGCTGCTCGTACAAGAGCTGATAAGCCTCCTAAATTGCTTAGTAAACAGTATACAGCAGTTAAACTAACCAAGTTGCCATGGTAAAAACCCTTAAAGTAGCTTTAAGAAGTTATCCCTGACTTTTAGAACAATTCATGGCCACAAGTTGCAGTAAAGCATTCTCAGTCGCTGGTGTTTAAACTAGTTTTGGTTGCGTTAACTTTCCCTGATAGTAATATTTGTTAAGCAGTCAAGATTTATTGAATAAGCCCTTTTGGATCCCGTAGAAGGACAAAAAAGGTCAACTGAAGGACACCTTTAGCCGCAGTCGGTGTTCAAAGTGTACTACGTTATTTGTCTTACAGTGCCAAGCTAACAAATATGCAGTTGAgtcctgaattaaaaaaaaagatcctagTTGCAGAAAAGTgtggtttttattctttttaaaaaccctATACATTCATTCGTAATAAAATAGGTATATCACCTGTTTGCTAACTGCGCTTTAAGAACCAGAGTAGTTTGCATGCATTATTTCTCTCAGCATGGACACAAAAATATGAAGCTAACTGGCTATTACAAGCTGAGCATGAGagcaaataaattttattttatacagttcTGCTGACAGTCTTCTGCCTTTATCAGAGGATTGGTAATTCCGTAGTATATATCTTGCATCCTCGTCCTTTAAAGATTCCAGTGTTCTAGGCTTTCCGGTATATACAAATTGAGAACAAAATGTACAATAAAGCAACCCAAGCTGTAGTGTAGATTATTCGGCAGGTTTCCCATGCACTCTGAACCGATAAAGACATGTATATTCGGCATGTCCCCAGTTAGAGAGAATTCTCAGTTCCACTATTTGGAATACATTGTTACTTTTCTcctagagaaggaaaaagcaaacacacaaaacagagTTAGGTTTCTAGGATGAACAAGTACAACTGAAGCTGCTTCCTGCAACTAACAGcttttattaattaaattatgCCTTGGGAACTTTAtaccacttaaaaaaaaccaaacaaatctTTCCTTGCCTTGCAACTACTTGTTTATTAATGGAGTCAGAAGTGTGAAGTAAGTTTACCATCTCTTTGTAAGTTTATCATCTTCACAACATTTGTGTCCAGATGGCACAaacttttcctcccttctcatCTACTCAGACCACATATTGATGTAGACAAGCAGATACTTTCTACCTCTGTTTTTACAGTGCACAGAGAATGGGGCCCTTTTCTTCACTGGTCATTGGGTACTACCTTGCCTGACAAATTAAATCCCATCACCCAGGCTCACCATCACTGGAAACATCTGCAGTGGCTCTCCTTCTTGATCGTAGACATACTGTCCTAGAAGTACACCTTCTTCCTGATATTCATCATCTAAACCCTGTAGCAATAAgacaaagattttgttttaatttcaattttaaaggaagcaaaagCTAAAAGCCTATCTACATTACTGATTATCAACAAGCTGCACCCAGAAGTCTATCAAACTAGGAACAGAATGTTTCCTGTGCAACTTAGTGCTGGTTCAGGAATGGCTGCACATTGGAGTTTTCTACACTGCTAATACCTGTGCTATGTTTTCAAGTTTTCACAGTCAACCCCCTTAATTTCTACAGCAGAACCACTACTGCAGTGTAAAATATCAAGTGTTCAGGACAAACAAGAATGAGAGAGCATCATAGTTATAAACAAGACAGAAGTCAAGAATCAGATGTTTGCAGATGACTTATTACTGCAGTTGTATAGCCTAAGATAGatctattaaaaaaagatttaagatgTATCATAAATAAAGTGAAGAGCTAGAAttggggaggggaggacagATGAAGGTGTATGAAAGAACTATATACATCATTAAAATCATCATCTCCCTCCAAAGAAACTTGCTACTCAAGtaagacaaaacaaatacaactcCCCCCAAATTAGTTTTAGCACTTATTTCTACACCTCAAAGCTCATCAAGAATATAAGCAATTTTAAGAGCAATGACAAACATCAGTTTCTCTTCTTAGCTGTTCTCTCTCAAGCTGTTTATTTGTCAAGATATACATCACAAATATCCTTTACGTTTACAAACATCACTTAAGTTTAGAGAGACTTACATATACTGAAAAGTTCCTAGGAGCACTGGTGATATTTCCTGATGGTGAAAGTGTTTTTGGTATGTGTTCCATCGTAAAGGCAGTTGGGTAGATCTTCATGGAAAGTCTAACTACAAGATACCCCTCCGATCCCTTGAAAGCCCAGCAGTTTCCTGGATACACGTCCGGCTAGACAACAGATTTCAGGGCAAGGAGGCAGGAGGGTGGGGACAGAACACGACAATACAAGAACAACCACaagaattttgttatttttttgtaatgaatTCTGAATCATTAGGAACAGTCTTAAAAAGATAGATTATGTCCTGCCACTTGCTATTTGGTAGAAATTGAAGTCAAATTCACAACTTTGATTCTAATTACAAGTCCAATCCTGCCTCTGAAGGACAAACAACATGACACTTCATTGTGTTAGCTGGACTATGTAATTTCATGctacagaaaatggaagataTGGACTGTAAAGTTTTAGTTGCACTCTTCAGGAAGACAGCATACCCAGTTGAACCACCGCCAATGTCCCAAAAAGCCAGCctgagattattattatttttatttatttattttatttatttatttttacaggaaTCTTCCCAGTGCTTACGCTTCACTGAAGTCTGATACACCACTCAAGCCTGCTATAAGAACCTTAGTTTTGCCAAAGCAGGACTTAGGCAATGCCATCAAACTTCAAGAAGAATCCCACTCCCAGAAATCAAGTTCAAAATATCCCTGTCTCCCACTGCCCCCAGTGTATTACAGGCAAATATCCAGCATCCGAAAAACAACTCAGACCACTCAATGCAAGATAATGTTGCTGAATTTGTTTACTTGGCCTTTAATTACCTGAATCACCGCTCTGGGAGACTGAGAGAAGTACCATAAAGGAATTCCAAAGAGGCTAATTAATGCTGTTTTGGTCTCAAAGGTTTCAGAGCAGCGAGTACCCAGAATGCTGCCacctcaaaaaagaaaatcaagttagCAGAAATAATTCTTTATTCCTTCCTAAAGGCTTATTTTGTGAAGGCAGAGATTTGTATGTAGCTTAATgaatatatcatttttttcctacaaaaaatCTGAACTATTAGAGGTATTGTTGGTCTaataattttccagttttccaaTGCAGTGCTTCTATCAAATGCAATGTTAGtttaagaaaatgtgaaaggTTTTTAGTTTTAGAGGGCTGAAAGAGCATGTATTTTCCATAGTGAGTTCAATGATGTGTATGTCCCACACGTATGGATCCATGGTTCTCAACTACCCAGTTACACACGTTTAGAAGTTATTCTACCCCAGTCCATGCGTACACAGGGAGTCACCTGTTTTCGACTGTGATAAAGTAGGTGGCTGGTATATGACCCTGTAAAAAATATGCACAGACTGCAGTAGTCTGACCATTTGGTGATACACAAGGATGCTCTAACCTTTAGCCctcattttaagatttttagcAAACACTATTTTTACTACTCATGTTATTTATACTATTTCCTCTACTATTTACCTCCAGATTCTAAGGCAAAATCCACCATACCAGTCTTGTCTTGAGAGTAGAGTTTCAGTGCATTGTTTACAATAATCTGTGCTTGCTACAGATGGACACAGAatagaatggaaagaaatgttttaatatcAAGTGATAGAAAAATTGATATATATACCCACACATCTGTGAAGCTGCAAACCTAAGTTTGAGATGTACTTCATCACAAGTCTTTCAAAGGCCTCTGTCAACATAagagctatttttaaatgcttggcTATCTGGCTTAAAACAAGTTTATACTGTATCTTGActgatattttcttcagaatttgcATTCCTCCCCCACCTTCCCAAATCattaagctttttctttttgtactttggaagtttttcagtttttgagaTAGCAtactttgggggaaaaaaagcacattcaCAATGGCAACAAGAAGTGCTGTAAGAATTCACTCACACCATTTTCTGTAGTTCTCCCCATTTCAGTTTATCTTTCAGGCATCTCTTAAAATCACTACCACTTATACTGACAGTCATGTCCCACAAAATGCCTATAAAGGACAATTTATCTGAACTTATCACTTAGTTTCACTCACCGCTTCCGTGATTCCAGAGATCCCTGCATTGTTCACAACATTTGTTACTACTTCAGATGTTATTCTTTCATTTGTAACAGACATATGTTGAGTAATATTCTTGAGGATCTGCAATTCTAGATCCTGCAGCAGAGTCTGCAGATCACTTTTGGTCACAAAATTGGATGTAAGCCATTGGAGAAGTGATTCAGAGAAGTCCTCATGTTGATCACCAAAAAACATCATCTTGACAGATTCTTTAACCTGGGCATCTACCTAGTAGAAGCCATTATTAAGAGAACTGATTAGTTTTTATAAACCATTAAGTAATACCATCTGCATATAATAGGCACGTGAAAAATCAATATATATTTCCAGTAGTACCGATAGGTCTAGATTTCACACATCTTTTAACTAAACTGACTTACAGTAGAATAACAGATGAGGTAGGTATGcagaagacacagaaaaaatggATGTTTAAGCGGTTTGGTGACCAATGCACAGCTAACTAAGCCCTACAATCTAGCAGTTTACATTAGGGGGTCTGTTTCAGAATACAAAGAAATTGACTGCAACGTTCAAAGAAGGGACCATAGCAACTCTAAGGGGAGCAGTGTACCTGTTAGTCTAGCTATGTATGTAAATCAAAGTATGCCATAAGCAAGTGACTTAGTGATGTGCTTAACTAGGCCTATCTTGTGATGACACCCAAATATGGTATTTTAGTCAAAGCGGATAATCCCGAATCTAGACCTATATTTTATTGTCTACATTCAAACTGAACCTTACAGAAGGcatcaaaaaaattaaagcatgactttattttttaaataagtctCAGATCACAAACCTAACTCGCTTTTACACGACCTCCTTTCCATATTTGCATGAGTTAGCAAGAtacaccagctgcagcaccagctgtAACAGCAAAGTACAATACACACAACTGCTATTGCATCAtctcaaatgcaaataaaattgccATTGTGGAAAATAAACCACAAACTCATCTGGTAAGATGCCACctaataatggaaaaaaatttcCAAGTACCACAACCTAAAACACtactgttctttaaaatgaatactATCCCCATGTTACTTTTGCAGTGCCTTTCAAATAAGTTTATGAACGAAATCTAGTATTACTAAGTTTTACTAGAATGGTGACAGAACTTACTTTTTCATGAATGACATCTATTTTCTCACAACTCGTCTTCACACTTTCCCCAGTTAACAGCTCCGATTTCACCTGAGACAACTCTAGTTCTAGCTTTTTAACTCTGGATAAAAGTTGATTATGTTCATCCTCTCTGATAAAAAGGAGGAGTCAATAATTAAGAAAGAGCAGTTTCAATCATTCCATCAAATTCCAAAGGCATGAGAATGTACTCATCTATCACAAAGTGCTTTCCTAGTTCATTTATTCAGAAATGGACATTGTGAGCTTACAGCTCTTTGAAGGTGCTAAGGCATACTTAGAATGAATAtattcaaagcaaaacatttcaaagttgTGAACAAATCCAGAAGTGATGACTTTCAGAACATCATCATGTTGACAAGTTAGTAACCCAGACAGATTTCTGGTAGCTTAAGGCTGGACAGACCAGTTGAGCTTTATTTGCCTGAGTTTGCCACTGATTAGAGTGAATTTCAGGTTACCTTAGTTAACACTTGCCTGCCTACAAAGTTATTCTGGTTTTGGTTGCGTCCATAAGTACCAGGTTACATGGCCACTACAGATCAGCGTTCAGTACACAATGTTGGAAAAACAGTATTAGTCAGCATTTAGAAGCTATTTACatctaatttaaattaaaattcaccaactgtttttctcctcccaaTGGGGAAACTACTTAATGAAgttctgcaggtttttttcctcGTATTACACACAGTACATCAGTAGTGAGTACAGAtgacaaaccaaaaacacaaatgaaggTTAGAATTCATAAGATTCAAAAAATTTAAGTATAAGATATATCAAAATCATCTACTGTATTCTTCACTAAGCAATTTGAGGAAAAATTCTCATGCTCTCATAAATACATAAGAAGTCTGTTATTCTACTCTGCTACATAAGCAGATTTCTCTAGTAAAACACGTAGCTGTAGACAACTCATGTCAGAAGTGGGCCATGTGCCGGTGTTCAGCATTACAAACTCAAGTTTGTGTTTGCTGACAGACTCTTACAGTCAGTTAACtgacacaaagaaaacattaactGTATTTCAGAGAATGTCTATTACCATCAGTTAGCTTTagtactggaaaaaatatttaagaattgCTCATACCTTACTGTTTTTGCTTTGGCTATGTCAAGctctttctgaattttcttaaaaaaaacacaaaaagcattaGGTTTAACATACAGAAAGAATAAACACATCAAATGAAAAAGCGACACTTTCTAGCACCACCTATACAGGATTATGTTCCTACATTATTTGTATTTGTGCCTCTGTATCATAAGATTTTATTCCAAATAGCATCTACCTCCCTGGCAGAGTAATTTTTAACCTTTGAACTGAAAATACCTTCAAGaatggagaaggaagagaaagaacacaAGTTTTGAGATTTAAACAAGTGCTAAGAGCTAAAATGAAGCAAACTGGATTTTGGGATAGCCAACACACAACTTAAAACTTTTATCCTATTTTACCAGTTACCACTATAGCTACTTATCAGAGCTAACTTTCAATACCTCAGATTCAGCAGACAGTTTTTTAAGAAGATCTTCCAGCATCACGATGCGCAGCTCATGTTCTTGATGTAAAGCCAGGAAGTCAGTCTtaaaaacagggaaggaaagggcGTGGACTTTCTGAGTACAAACAGCATAACTGacattttataaaaagcataaagtttctttcattctgtgatCAAAGCTTTTCAAGAGTGCTTAAGTGACTTATCCTGCAGGTAGCATAATGAATTAAAAAGTCTATAATAGAAAATTTAAGATCTGATTCCACAGCAGTAGGAGTTACACACAGGGAAGTTTACCATAAAATCCCTTCGTCATCACTAGTCTTTCCTAGTGTCTTCTTTCTGTATGAAAAGAGGTAAATCCAGCTGTTTCTCAACGATGTAAGATTCTACTTTAGACCATCTATCCAGAATTAATTCATTGTCAGCAATAACAGAAGAACACCACTGAGCACTTCCTGACATTCACTGCCTAACAGTTAATTCATACCAAAAAGAGAATCGTAAAGACAGATCACTAATAAACCACATTAATAAAACAGTACTTTTATCAGTCTCAGAGAGTGTCAGTAACTGACTTATCTTTACCTTTTCCTCCAGTTTTATCTCTTTAAGATGTTGATCCATCACATTTTTTATTAGCGTCAATATTTCACTTCTGTCACCcatctgggcaacctgatcttgAAGATTATGGAGTAGAAGCATCACTTTGCTGTATTCTTCATCGTGATGATGGCATCTATCAGACACGAGGGccatttgcttttccagctcaCTTATACGACCGGAATCAAAGATATTTATGGTACCCTAAggtgtaaagattttttttttttaatatatagaagttattttcattaatcTTGGGTGTCAAGCAGTTATTGCAAAATACTGAGGACAGGGGAGGTAAGAGGTCTTAAGAGACTAAAGTACTTGCCTAGACTGTTCTCCCTTACCTTTGGAGGCTGTACAGTATGGGAAGAACCAGGCTGGGGCTCAGGAACATAAATCGAGTCATCTATTCTCTGTACTTTATCAATTCTTGTCCAGTTCAACACAGGCAATAATGAAACAAAGCCATCAAACCCCCAGAACCATATACCTTTAGTGagcagaaacaagcaaaaagggTGTTCAATCTACGGATTGTCTTCTTATTTAAGGACAGAAGCTACCTTACATTTTAACACACTAGACACTACTCCAGCCTGAATAGGAGTTAGCTACATGAGccaactttaaaaaacattaagtCAAGCACTCAAGAGCATTAGGGAACATCCATCAATACCACTTACACAGCTATGAGGCAGGTGACTTCTGCTTGTATATCCTGATATATCCTTAATTTTGTATTACTACTTCCCCAAGACATAGATCCCATTTACTGAGTAGGACAGGCCATACTCACTGAAGGCAGGtataaatattgctttttatCTTATGGCAAAGATATTTTCCCTTACACCCTGTTTACTTCATACCGCATTGCATAATATCTAACAGAAGTTGGAAGAAACTTATGCTTCCATGGAAACAGCATTTGACAAAGATTACATTTATTTCTACAGTATCTTCGTGAGAAGAAATAGTATTTCCTACACAGGgtatcttcttcctttcttattcTCCCTAAAACTCCCCATTGTAAGTCTCTAAGAAATTTTATCTTCTCCCTAAAGTGGATATAAGCTCTTTAGGGCATGCAAAGACGagaaattgcttttcaaaaacatctcaacaccttttatttcaaagtagAAAACTGGCTTGGAACATTACCAGGTAACCTGTCTATAGTAGCAGTATTTCAAGCAGTTAAGGTATGgtctaaagaaaaagaatgatttaGTGTGCACCGTTCAAAGAACTTAAACACAGTTTTATGGAGATTTACAGCAATCAAAAGCAATCAGTACATAGCCTACTCTTTATGAGCTCAATGCTGTCCCTATAAAGGGAAGTAAGGAAGAAAGTCTTCAGTGCATTTATACATACTTTGTCTGAAGAGCTCTATAAAATTAAACCAAAGTTATTCCTTTCATAGGAAAAGTGCCCAAGGACTCATCAGGTACTTTGAAAGCATTCACAAACACTTCACAAACTGAAACTTggtctttttccttctgcatcgTCTCCTTAAGCCTAAAGTTCAGCTAAAAGTACTATTTTGGTACAGCAGTAGGAAGTAATCGGTATGATAACTAAACAATTCACGTACCTAATAGAAACAGCAGTGGTATGACAAACAGTAATAGTTTGAAAATCTTTGGAAGGCATctagagaaggagaggaaagaaacaatGCATTTATTATGTAATATCTGGTTAAAAATTTGCTCACAATAAGTTATTTGGAAAGAATACATACCTTCTAAGAAGAAACACCTTGAGCAAAGACAGCAAAGTAACAAGTTGATACCAGCCAGTTCTAAGCAACCTGAACATGCCAGAAGCTGCCCTCCCTAGAAGACAAAAGCAGTGACATGAAATAGTTATAGCAGCACGTGTCCAAGGAAACCAAGCAGAGGGACGTGCAACTGTGGCCAAGAGTActttgcagagcagagaaaggcaCGAGCACAGGCAACGCACACAGATTAACATCTACGTTTACATCACAAGTATGACAGCATTATGACATCAGGTACTCAAAAACAATAGCCATGCAAAAAGAAGAAACGCGCTCTTGTTGTAACAATGCTATCTTGCTGGAAATTAAACAGTAAAGTTTGAGTCCAAGTTATCACACACTGAGGACCTCAGTATGTTTCAAGAAACGCACAGATAAGCAGAATGAGTTTTTGCTAAGAGGAATACCATGATAGGAAGTGActaccaaaccaaaacacatcCCATTTTTCTTGACACCCCTTATCTGGGTTATTCACACACACAGTCCCTCAAACAGTCTGGTTAGTCTCCCATTATGCCTGCAAACAGAAGCATACTCTCTCATTAAGCATGTTTTGGTCAATAAAGCACAGTAGCATGTGCATTTCAAGATATAAAAGCTACAGCGTAAGCACAGCAGAATTAGTGTAAGCCACCTACTGCAGATTCTTACTTTGCCAAGGAGAAACAGGCAACATacagacatacacacacaaattagGATAGTAACCTGGAGAAAGAATGGCCAGCCAAAGTAGAGACAACACCTTCTGAGACGCAAGCCACCCAGTTGCTCCCACTGTTCGCAACACGTGAAGTATAAAGTAACCTAGATCATAACAAATTAACTATATGGTAATAAGCTTAAGGTTCTCCTGCAGTACATGCACTAGAATAAACTCAATTACCCTGATCATTACTTGTTCTGCATAATTTTAAACCATACCTTCCAGTAATCTACAGACTtatcttttcagtatttaaaagacAAGTAAATCACTCATAAATATGAATCCAAGAAAATCAGGACAGTTTAGAAACAGAATTCTCAGGCATAGCAATAGACAATGATCAACAACCTCTATGTAGTTAGAATACCACTTCTTCACAATGGACAAAGTTTACATTTTGTATCATGGCATTATCAGATAAACATGCCAAATATAATGGATAATACCAAAAAAGTAATActgtaaaatatgttttaagcACACCATTTTAAAGGTGTCGCATTTGTTCTGAATTACACATCGGCTTTGTTATCTGGGTTCATAtgtaaaaaaaggaaacaaaatttaaaaacctAGTGAAAGAGTTAATGTCATCTCAGATATActgataaacagaaaaaaaatccctaaggAAAGTTACAAGCaattagttttcatttaattgaaTGCTCCCAGGGATCTTCAGAATGTCAATTTCAAGTCTcttaaaacaaaagccaaaagcaGCAGGCTACAACAAAATGTTGTAACTTCAATCCCACACTGAAGCCAACAGCTACTGTATCTACGACTAGGACTGTTCATTCTACAGAACAAACTACATAAGAGACATTTAGAAAGTAATCCTGCATTTTTAGATTAGCAGATATGT
This is a stretch of genomic DNA from Anser cygnoides isolate HZ-2024a breed goose chromosome 15, Taihu_goose_T2T_genome, whole genome shotgun sequence. It encodes these proteins:
- the SUN1 gene encoding SUN domain-containing protein 1 isoform X7 — translated: MDFSRLHMYTPPQCVPENTGYTYALSSSYSSDALDFEIEHKIDPVFDSPRMSRRSLRLAAAGFNKTDDARSDTLRDSSYSGNVTFREQSKVVRQRKSTNKQSGSVRETPRKTLFSSPIYSQSSFNSHTTDASMVSMVLDESSIREQTEVDHFWGLDDDGEPKGSDTMLTQGNGDIATAETQTTMINGYTCSDCSMLSERKEALTAKSASYVPSSRIYSRDRSQRHASTHSDYCGSMNVKEFYRKDSHLDVNEESICYFILHVLRTVGATGWLASQKVLSLLWLAILSPGRAASGMFRLLRTGWYQLVTLLSLLKVFLLRRCLPKIFKLLLFVIPLLFLLGIWFWGFDGFVSLLPVLNWTRIDKVQRIDDSIYVPEPQPGSSHTVQPPKGTINIFDSGRISELEKQMALVSDRCHHHDEEYSKVMLLLHNLQDQVAQMGDRSEILTLIKNVMDQHLKEIKLEEKTDFLALHQEHELRIVMLEDLLKKLSAESEKIQKELDIAKAKTVREDEHNQLLSRVKKLELELSQVKSELLTGESVKTSCEKIDVIHEKVDAQVKESVKMMFFGDQHEDFSESLLQWLTSNFVTKSDLQTLLQDLELQILKNITQHMSVTNERITSEVVTNVVNNAGISGITEAQAQIIVNNALKLYSQDKTGMVDFALESGGGSILGTRCSETFETKTALISLFGIPLWYFSQSPRAVIQPDVYPGNCWAFKGSEGYLVVRLSMKIYPTAFTMEHIPKTLSPSGNITSAPRNFSVYGLDDEYQEEGVLLGQYVYDQEGEPLQMFPVMEKSNNVFQIVELRILSNWGHAEYTCLYRFRVHGKPAE
- the SUN1 gene encoding SUN domain-containing protein 1 isoform X4, whose product is MDFSRLHMYTPPQCVPENTGYTYALSSSYSSDALDFEIEHKIDPVFDSPRMSRRSLRLAAAGFNKTDDARSDTLRDSSYSGNVTFREQSKVVRQRKSTNKQSGSVRETPRKTLFSSPIYSQSSFNSHTTDASMVSMVLDESSIREQTEVDHFWGLDDDGEPKGSDTMLTQGNGDIATAETQTTMINGYTCSDCSMLSERKEALTAKSASYVPSSRIYSRDRSQRHASTHSDYCGSMNVKEFYRKDSHLDVNEESICDDCKGKKQLETYNTEHMQSSKAKRVARTISHTFSYAGYFILHVLRTVGATGWLASQKVLSLLWLAILSPGRAASGMFRLLRTGWYQLVTLLSLLKVFLLRRCLPKIFKLLLFVIPLLFLLGIWFWGFDGFVSLLPVLNWTRIDKVQRIDDSIYVPEPQPGSSHTVQPPKGTINIFDSGRISELEKQMALVSDRCHHHDEEYSKVMLLLHNLQDQVAQMGDRSEILTLIKNVMDQHLKEIKLEEKTDFLALHQEHELRIVMLEDLLKKLSAESEKIQKELDIAKAKTVREDEHNQLLSRVKKLELELSQVKSELLTGESVKTSCEKIDVIHEKVDAQVKESVKMMFFGDQHEDFSESLLQWLTSNFVTKSDLQTLLQDLELQILKNITQHMSVTNERITSEVVTNVVNNAGISGITEAQAQIIVNNALKLYSQDKTGMVDFALESGGGSILGTRCSETFETKTALISLFGIPLWYFSQSPRAVIQPDVYPGNCWAFKGSEGYLVVRLSMKIYPTAFTMEHIPKTLSPSGNITSAPRNFSVYGLDDEYQEEGVLLGQYVYDQEGEPLQMFPVMEKSNNVFQIVELRILSNWGHAEYTCLYRFRVHGKPAE